A genomic window from Lepisosteus oculatus isolate fLepOcu1 chromosome 27, fLepOcu1.hap2, whole genome shotgun sequence includes:
- the LOC102692580 gene encoding chemerin-like receptor 1, with translation MKYTTVTPTSQYYDYDYEAGHATTMYFIIIATVMMYCLAFVLGTIGNGLVIWITGFKMKKTVNTIWFLNLAVADFLFTAFLPFTIAYTAMGFHWPFGRDMCRLNNFVIVLNMFASIFLLTIISLDRCLSVMAAVWAVNRRTPRRAEVACLLVWVLACCCSIPFAAYRDTKVNELNMTVCYYNESGLKAYDKLVLFRFFMGFLFPLIIIVCSYVAIGYRFHTIQRKKSLKPFRVILAVILTFFFCWVPFHIFQLLELKFKEVEAVMHGATISASLGFLNSCMNPILYVCMCQDFRKKFRRSFLLVLESAFLEEHLLSFTRRSTAHPDSFMQVHQKNTLFTDFPDEDNGAHESL, from the coding sequence ATGAAATACACCACTGTCACTCCCACTTCACaatattatgattatgattatgagGCAGGCCATGCCACAACCATGTACTTCATAATCATAGCCACCGTCATGATGTACTGCCTGGCCTTCGTGCTGGGCACCATCGGCAACGGCCTGGTCATCTGGATCACCGGCTTCAAGATGAAGAAGACGGTCAACACCATCTGGTTCCTCAACCTGGCCGTGGCCGACTTCCTGTTCACCGCCTTCCTGCCCTTCACCATCGCGTACACCGCCATGGGCTTCCACTGGCCCTTTGGCCGGGACATGTGCCGGCTCAACAACTTCGTCATCGTCCTCAACATGTTCGCCAGCATCTTCCTCCTCACCATCATCAGCCTGGACCGCTGCCTGTCCGTGATGGCCGCCGTGTGGGCGGTCAACCGGCGCACCCCCCGCCGCGCGGAGGTGGCCTGCCTGCTGGTGTGGGTCTTGGCCTGCTGCTGCAGCATCCCCTTCGCGGCCTACCGAGACACCAAAGTTAATGAACTCAATATGACAGTATGCTACTATAACGAGTCTGGACTTAAGGCCTACGACAAGCTGGTTCTCTTCCGTTTCTTCATGGGCTTCCTGTTTCCTCTCATCATCATCGTCTGCTCCTATGTGGCCATCGGCTACCGCTTCCACACCATCCAGAGGAAGAAGTCCCTCAAGCCCTTCCGGGTCATCCTGGCCGTCATCCTGACCTTTTTCTTCTGCTGGGTGCCCTTCCACATCTTCCAGCTCCTGGAATTGAAGTTCAAAGAGGTAGAAGCAGTGATGCACGGAGCGACCATCTCCGCCAGCCTGGGCTTCCTCAATAGCTGCATGAACCCCATCCTGTACGTGTGCATGTGCCAGGACTTCCGGAAGAAGTTCCGCAGGTCCTTCCTGCTGGTGCTAGAGAGCGCCTTCCTGGAGGagcacctgctgagcttcacccGCCGGTCCACGGCGCACCCCGACTCGTTCATGCAGGTGCACCAGAAGAACACTCTGTTCACCGACTTCCCCGATGAGGACAACGGCGCCCACGAGTCGCTGTAG